One genomic window of Glycine soja cultivar W05 chromosome 9, ASM419377v2, whole genome shotgun sequence includes the following:
- the LOC114367478 gene encoding uncharacterized protein LOC114367478 — MLLFPRISGIPKGKFNEFIKRDPKGYTSSKGIKNVGSLWGSIKNFLRGGQSEERFASISMVTTALLWRSGHQNPVPDYFFVVCIITWIFASIAKSKHSILQKRSESFNRTHGEKN; from the exons ATGCTCTTATTCCCAAGGATATCAG GGATACCTAAAGGAAAATTCAATGAATTCATAAAAAGGGATCCAAAAGGTTACACTTCAAGCAAGGGAATAAAAAATGTTGGCTCTCTATGGGGATCAATCAAGAACTTCTTAAG GGGAGGACAGTCTGAAGAAAGGTTTGCCTCTATCAGCATGGTTACGACAGCATTATTATGGAGATCTGGCCACCAAAATCCTGTCCCTGAttacttttttgttgtttgcaTTATAACTTGGATTTTTGCCTCTATAGCAAAGTCTAAGCATTCGATACTTCAGAAAAGATCTGAGTCCTTTAATAGAACACACggtgaaaaaaattaa